The Sandaracinus amylolyticus genomic interval TCGTCGACCTCGGCGAGATCCGCACCGGCACGGTGCTCGGCGCGCTCTCGCAGCTCGTGGAGTGGTCGCTGGTGCGCGCCTGGCGATCACGCGCAGACGGCTCGCAGCGCTTCCGCGTGCCCGCGCTCGTCCGCGCCTACGCGCGCGAGAAGCTCGACGAGCTCGCCCTCGCCCCGCGCGCCGAAGCGCGTCATCGCGCGTTCTTCGCCGCCGGCGCACGCCGCGCGGCCGCAGCGCTCCACGAACGAGACGGGCTCGACGCAGCGCGCTGGCTCCGTCGCGAGCGCGACGAGCTGGTTCGCATCGCCGACGACGCCGAGGCCGACGTCGGCGCGGCCGTCGACGTGACGCTCGCGCTCGTCGCGCTCGCGGAGCTCGTCGGCGGCGCGCGCTCCGTGCTCGATCGCCTCGAGCGCGTGATCGTGCACGTGCCCGAGGGCGATCCGCGCCACGACGAGCTCCTGCTCGGCCGCGGTCGCCTCCGCGCGCTCGCCCACGCGACGCAGCGACAAGCCGCGAACGATCTCGCGATCGCCCACGAACGACTGCGCGCCGCCGGACGACGTCGCCTCGAAGGGCTCGCGCGCGCGACCCAGGCGGCCGTGATGTGGCGCATGGCCGAGACCGAGGCGTGCGCGCTCTACGCCCGCGATGCGCTCTCGATCGCGCGCGCGACCGGCGACGCCGCGCTCGAAGCGACGAGCCTGCGCCTGCTCGGTGGCATGTCGCTCAACAGCGGCCGCACCGCCGACGCGCTCCCGCTCTTCGAGGAGGCGCTCGCGATCCAGGAAACGCACGGCGATCGCCTCTCGATCGGCGTCACGCTCGATCGCGTCGCCGCGGCGTACCACGGGCTCGGCCGCCGCGACGAAGCACGACGGCGCTGGACCGAAGCGCTCGAGTCGCACCGTCGCGCGGGGCATCGTCGCTGGGAGGCGTTCACGCTCTCGTACCTCGGCGAGCTCGCGATCGAAGAAGGCGATCTCCCCGGCGCGCGCGCGCTGCTCGCCGACGCGGAGCGCACCGCGCGCGAGGCCGGCGATCCCGCGGCGGAGGTCGCGGTCGCGGTGCAGCGCGCGCTCGCATCGCTCGCCGAGGGCGCGATCGACGCAGCGCGCGCGACCATCGAGGGCGCGCTCGTGCTCGCGCGCGGCACGGGGCAGCGTCCGATGGAGTCGCTCGCGATCGGCTATCGCGGCGCGATCCGTCTCGAGCAGGGCGAGCTCGAGGCCGCGCACGCGGATCTCGCGCGCGCCGAGTCGTTCTTCGCGGATCACCCGGGCATCGGCCTCGTGTTCTCCGGTTGGCTCGCCGCGCTCGAAGCGGAGCGCGATCGCGTCGACGAGAGCGACGCGAAGTTCGCCCAGGTCGAGGCGCGCCTCGCGGGCGTGACCGATCCGCGCCCGCGCGTCGCGCTCGCGGTGCAGCGCGGATTCCTCGATCTCGCGATCGCGCGACGCGGCAGCGACACCGGGGAGTTCACGAGCACCCAGCGGCGCAGCATCGCGACCGCGCGCGGCCGCGTGGCGCAGCTGCAAGGGCGCGACGACGTGCCCGTCGAAGCGCGCGCCGCAGCACGACGTCTCGCCTCGGCGATCGCGCGCGCCGAGCGCGGCGCCGTGCTCGAGGTCGGCGCCGGCGGTCGATGGTTCCGCACACCGGGCGGTGAGCGCGTCGAGCTCGAGCACCGACGCGCGCTCCCCGCGATCCTCGCCGCGCTCGCGCGCGCCCGCGTCGAGACGCCCGACGTGCCGGTCGCGCCCTCGCGTTTGATCGAAGCGGGCTGGCCCGGCGAGCGCATCCTCGATCGCGCCGCCGCGATCCGCCTGCGCGTCGCGATCAACGGCCTACGCAAGGCCGGGCTTCGCGAGCTCCTGATCACCCGAGGCGGCGCGTACCTGATCTCGGCCGACGTGCCCGTCGTCACGCACGAGTGATCACTCGACGGGGCGCGGCGCGTCCTGCGCCTGCTCGAGGCGCTCGTCGCAGAAGCGCTGCCACGGCGACAACGTGGCATCGTCGGCGCGCGCGCTCGCGCTCGCACACGCGCCGAACGCATCGGCGGCGCGATCCCAGAGCGGCGCCGCCGCGCGCAGGTACGCGTCGCGGAAGCGCAGGCGATCGGCGGGCACGAGGTCGATCGTGCTGGGCACCGGCATCGTCGCGATCGCGTCGGCGAAGCGCGCGAGCATGAGCCCGATCACCGCGGACGCGACGACGTACTCGCCGACCTCTCCTTGCTCGGCGGGCGCGAGCGCGGTGCGCGCGACCCGCAGCGCGTCGGCGCGGGCCGCGACCCAGCGCGCGTAGTCTTCTTCGACGAAGGTCTGGTACCCGGCGCGGTCGAGATCGGCCTCGGGCTCGGGCCGCGCGAGCATCAGCGCGTCGATCGCGCGCGCGAGCCCGGGCGCGAGCGGCGCCTCCTCGGCGTCGACCTCGCGCGGCAGCTCGGGGAGACGCTCCGGGCCGAGCGCGAAGGGCAGCTCGCCGTCGTCCTCGTCCTCCTCGGCGACCTCGCGCAGGCCCATCTCGCGGCGTGCGCGCTCGAGGCGCTCACCGCCGCTCGTGTCCTCGCTCGACGCGCTCGAGGTCGCGCTGCGCGGGCCGTCGTCGCATCCCGCGAGGGCGAGCACGAAGAGACCGATCACGGCGGCG includes:
- a CDS encoding ATP-binding protein, whose translation is MREGEPTRQIPTIPPASEPLIGRDADVRAVRAALARGRVVSIVGPPGVGKTRLAREVAAAWPERVVRVDAERARIECDLAQAFRIGLDIDEPTGDRDDDIEAIARALAHHGPCLVLVDGLEHVIEPAAESLPRMLQAAPEARFLVASRARLRVEMEHVHELQPLSTEPRRDGEPSDAARLFLTIARRERAELTDDAHAFAEVDAIVRQLEGLPLAIELCAARARTFGIDDLSRGLARRLDVLADVRRDLPARSATVRGALDESWSLLRPAEQSALAQLSVLEGAFSRETAEAIVDLGEIRTGTVLGALSQLVEWSLVRAWRSRADGSQRFRVPALVRAYAREKLDELALAPRAEARHRAFFAAGARRAAAALHERDGLDAARWLRRERDELVRIADDAEADVGAAVDVTLALVALAELVGGARSVLDRLERVIVHVPEGDPRHDELLLGRGRLRALAHATQRQAANDLAIAHERLRAAGRRRLEGLARATQAAVMWRMAETEACALYARDALSIARATGDAALEATSLRLLGGMSLNSGRTADALPLFEEALAIQETHGDRLSIGVTLDRVAAAYHGLGRRDEARRRWTEALESHRRAGHRRWEAFTLSYLGELAIEEGDLPGARALLADAERTAREAGDPAAEVAVAVQRALASLAEGAIDAARATIEGALVLARGTGQRPMESLAIGYRGAIRLEQGELEAAHADLARAESFFADHPGIGLVFSGWLAALEAERDRVDESDAKFAQVEARLAGVTDPRPRVALAVQRGFLDLAIARRGSDTGEFTSTQRRSIATARGRVAQLQGRDDVPVEARAAARRLASAIARAERGAVLEVGAGGRWFRTPGGERVELEHRRALPAILAALARARVETPDVPVAPSRLIEAGWPGERILDRAAAIRLRVAINGLRKAGLRELLITRGGAYLISADVPVVTHE